In the genome of Bosea sp. ANAM02, the window AGACGGCGACCGGCCGCGTGAAGGGGCATCTCCTCGTGCATTGCCATATGGGCATCTCGCGCTCGACGGCGGCGATGATGACGCTGATGGCGCAGGCCGATGCGGCCGAGGACGAGGATGCGCTGTTCGCGCGCCTGCGCGAGATCCGGCCGCAGGCCTGGCCGAATTCGGTGATGATCGGCTTCGCCGACGCGCAGCTCGGCCGCGGCGGCCGGCTGACGCAGGCGCTGCGGCGGCACTACGCTCACCAGATCGAGGCGCAGCCGAAATTCCGGACCTGGATGAACGATCTCGGCCGCAAGCGCGAGATCGAGATGGGAATGGGGCTCTGATGTTTCGTCATGGTCGGGCTTGTCCCGACCATCCACGTCTTCGCTGGTCGAAGTCCGTGTTCAAGACGTGGATGCTCGCCTCAAGGGCGAGCATGACGGAGGCAGGGTGCCGGGGCTTGGTCGCGGCAATGCCGCCTCACTTCCCCGGCAGCGGCTGTTCCTCGAACGAGAGCTCGCGCTCGCCCGGCCATTTGATGCGGTAGGCGAGCTTGATCTCCTTCTCCGTGCCGGGAGCGAGATCGAAGGTCCAGGCGGCGACGCCGCGCCGGTCGCCGACCTGCTTCTCGGTCGGCGGCGTGGTCTGGGCGGCGATGGTCTTGACCGTGATCCCGCTGCTCTCCGAGAACGGGATGCGCTCCAGCACGGTGACCTTGACCGGCTTGGCGTGCAGGCTCTTTACGACGGTCCGGAACTCGCGCAGGTCGGTGCGGGTCTGGCCGAGCCAGCCCGGATCGTTCTCGCGGCGCTTCACCGGCGCGAAGGAGACCTTGATCCGGTCGTCGGCGCCGAAGCCGAGCTCGACCTTGTCGCCGGGCGCGACGAGGTCGAACCGGCCCATGCCGACATAGCTGCCGTCGCGATGCAGCGCGACGCGGCCGGCCAGCAGCGGCGCCTCCTCGTCATGGACGAAGCCGGCTTCGAGATAAGCCTTCTGCTCGAGCTCCGGCACGGTGCGGGCGGACAGCGTCGCCTCGGCCTCGCGCCGGGTCAGCGTCACCGTCCTGGAGCTGCCGTCCTGCGGGACCGTGGCGCGGCCGGGCACCTGGAAACTCGCCTGATAGGCGCCGGCCTCGATGGTGGCGACCTGAACCTCGGCGGGTTTCGGCGCGACGGCGCGTTGCGATTGCCTGGCCAATGCATCTGCAACAGCCTCGGCTTCGGCCTTGGCTCTGCCTGCCATCGGAGCCGGCGCGGCGCTGACACGTGGGCGGCTTTCATAGACGACAGGCGGCTCGAAGAAGGCCACCTGCATCGGCGTCAGATCCGGCGCGCGGGTGCCGCCGGCCGAGCGCGTGGTCGAAAGCGACAGCGCGACATCGTCCCAGGCCTCGCCGCTGCGCTGGCGGATTTCGGCGCGGCGCGTCAGGGCGATTTCCGGCTTCTCGCCGGTCGTGGTCAGGCGGGCCTCGTAGGTTGGCGTCCAGTTGGCGCCGGTGACGC includes:
- a CDS encoding mucoidy inhibitor MuiA family protein, with the protein product MRSHIAAALFLAPGLASAAETELTSRIDRVTVFPDGAVVTRLGKAELLQGVSQIVLRGLPATIDPASIRVEGNGDGSFSVGAVDVRVTPGDAKPVLDTVLEEKLKTLRDEKEKLSGQIGAIESKRATIERFAQVGPDKLGPDGKALPVGDWPAVFEAIGTALVKVQDELRGTRSRLADVEAEIAALERARPQAGRPGAPKRDIAIAVEAPQPVAAEFTVTYRVTGANWTPTYEARLTTTGEKPEIALTRRAEIRQRSGEAWDDVALSLSTTRSAGGTRAPDLTPMQVAFFEPPVVYESRPRVSAAPAPMAGRAKAEAEAVADALARQSQRAVAPKPAEVQVATIEAGAYQASFQVPGRATVPQDGSSRTVTLTRREAEATLSARTVPELEQKAYLEAGFVHDEEAPLLAGRVALHRDGSYVGMGRFDLVAPGDKVELGFGADDRIKVSFAPVKRRENDPGWLGQTRTDLREFRTVVKSLHAKPVKVTVLERIPFSESSGITVKTIAAQTTPPTEKQVGDRRGVAAWTFDLAPGTEKEIKLAYRIKWPGERELSFEEQPLPGK
- a CDS encoding protein-tyrosine-phosphatase; this translates as MKTLSISTLTICGIDELPGNSAREVTHVLSVLDPDRADIEAFGTYGEHHRVTLRFHDIIDPKPGQIMPTPEHVGEILSFGEGLRETATGRVKGHLLVHCHMGISRSTAAMMTLMAQADAAEDEDALFARLREIRPQAWPNSVMIGFADAQLGRGGRLTQALRRHYAHQIEAQPKFRTWMNDLGRKREIEMGMGL